One Cellulomonas sp. NS3 genomic region harbors:
- a CDS encoding alpha/beta fold hydrolase, whose translation MNTTTYVLVPGFWLGAWVWKPVADSLRERGHVVHAVDLTGMGERAHLASPETTLTTHIDDVVHLLEQQDLHDVVLVGHSYGALVTTGAADRMPERVARLIYVDSGPLPDGMAQADFEGPDARAVNDELVTTHGAGWKLPPPPWAALAAEVPEVDDTAVAALVEGSQPQPWLTATQPVALTGAWEALPRTGVLCSFGLEQLHQMAPHATVFAHMVNGDWTYVELPTWHWPMVSRPAELAEVLESVGR comes from the coding sequence ATGAACACCACCACCTACGTCCTCGTCCCCGGCTTCTGGCTCGGCGCCTGGGTCTGGAAGCCCGTCGCCGACTCGCTGAGGGAGCGCGGCCACGTCGTGCACGCCGTCGACCTCACAGGCATGGGCGAGCGCGCCCACCTCGCCTCACCCGAGACCACCTTGACGACCCACATCGACGACGTCGTGCACCTGCTCGAGCAGCAGGACCTGCACGACGTCGTGCTCGTCGGCCACAGCTACGGCGCCCTGGTGACGACCGGTGCAGCGGATCGCATGCCTGAGCGCGTGGCACGCCTGATCTACGTCGACTCGGGGCCCCTGCCGGACGGCATGGCACAGGCCGACTTCGAGGGACCCGACGCGCGCGCGGTCAACGACGAGCTGGTCACGACACACGGCGCGGGCTGGAAGCTCCCGCCGCCTCCCTGGGCCGCACTCGCCGCCGAGGTGCCCGAGGTCGACGACACGGCGGTCGCCGCGCTGGTCGAGGGCTCACAGCCCCAGCCCTGGCTCACCGCAACCCAGCCGGTCGCGCTCACCGGCGCCTGGGAGGCGCTGCCACGGACGGGCGTGCTGTGCAGCTTCGGCCTCGAGCAGCTGCATCAGATGGCACCTCACGCAACGGTGTTCGCGCACATGGTCAACGGTGACTGGACCTACGTCGAGCTTCCGACGTGGCACTGGCCGATGGTGAGCCGACCGGCGGAGCTCGCCGAGGTGCTGGAGTCGGTCGGCCGCTAG
- a CDS encoding sensor histidine kinase, whose product MTSTTSPGRSFEHELVLHAGPEALVDLMVPFVRDGAAAGDEILVVGEPAFVDAMLAAVPDVAGVRAVPQAGRERFPGRDLHRFQQVLTTLDATRSRVRVVNQMPAMSELQWQEWRRYEAAANYVLAPYRVLGTCAYDTERLDHTMLEDLSASHEHVLDGAGRRPSGRFADLDEHIGGYLDLPPHPIEATPPQLALHDPSAHAARRAVHELGTAAGLPPAAIQAAVLAVSETVTNGFRHGRVPVSVKVWTAGGRLTVTVSDSGQGPHPLVGLCAPPLDSPSGRGMWILHQLIADLHHRTDRHGYTVRFSVGLDSPLHS is encoded by the coding sequence ATGACCTCCACGACGTCCCCCGGACGCAGCTTCGAGCACGAGCTGGTGCTGCACGCCGGCCCGGAGGCGCTCGTCGACCTGATGGTGCCGTTCGTGCGCGACGGCGCCGCGGCGGGCGACGAGATCCTGGTGGTCGGGGAGCCGGCGTTCGTGGACGCGATGCTCGCCGCGGTCCCGGACGTCGCCGGTGTCCGTGCGGTGCCGCAGGCGGGGCGCGAGCGCTTTCCCGGTCGTGACCTCCACCGGTTCCAGCAGGTCCTCACCACGCTCGACGCGACGCGGTCCCGGGTCCGGGTCGTCAACCAGATGCCGGCCATGAGCGAGCTCCAGTGGCAGGAGTGGCGACGGTACGAGGCCGCCGCGAACTACGTGCTGGCCCCGTACCGCGTGCTGGGCACCTGCGCGTACGACACCGAGCGGCTCGACCACACGATGCTCGAGGACCTGTCGGCGAGCCACGAGCACGTCCTCGACGGTGCCGGTCGGCGTCCCAGCGGACGGTTCGCCGACCTCGACGAGCACATCGGCGGCTACCTCGACCTGCCCCCGCACCCGATCGAGGCGACCCCGCCGCAGCTCGCGTTGCACGATCCGTCGGCTCACGCGGCGCGACGAGCGGTGCACGAGCTCGGAACCGCAGCGGGGCTGCCCCCGGCGGCGATCCAGGCCGCCGTGCTCGCGGTCAGCGAGACGGTGACGAACGGCTTCCGGCACGGTCGCGTGCCCGTGTCGGTGAAGGTGTGGACGGCCGGTGGACGACTCACGGTCACGGTCAGCGACTCGGGCCAGGGCCCGCACCCGCTCGTCGGGCTGTGCGCACCCCCGCTCGACAGCCCGTCAGGGCGCGGCATGTGGATCCTGCACCAGCTGATCGCCGACCTGCACCACAGGACCGACCGGCACGGCTACACCGTGCGGTTCAGTGTCGGCCTGGACTCGCCCCTGCACTCCTGA
- a CDS encoding MEDS domain-containing protein, translated as MSQRVVTSVTGRSPGDHVCWPFHGIEEDVEAARAYVAEGLGCRERVAFLKVTSQSLGYATVSDVAEVGRPEGVRRPVRTELTAPSAQTGASSALLSSSALLQVDRMTRGAVEDGFTGLRLFTDVDDLVRDPDGRRHWIRSEHLIDRYALDNPLIVLCGYDVDDLGDRAVAEAARVHALTRGALSPFRLRADARAGLALVGDVDVASADALYDALLTIGPELRARTTVSVAELRFIDHAGLLALDRAARSLDVSVTLVDAEPLTCWLAATLGLRNVVTRAVS; from the coding sequence ATGTCGCAGCGGGTGGTCACGTCCGTGACCGGGCGCTCGCCTGGGGACCACGTGTGCTGGCCGTTCCACGGCATCGAGGAGGACGTCGAGGCGGCGCGCGCGTACGTCGCGGAGGGCCTCGGATGCCGCGAGCGCGTCGCGTTCCTGAAGGTGACGTCACAGAGCCTGGGGTACGCGACCGTGTCGGACGTCGCGGAGGTCGGCCGCCCGGAGGGCGTCCGGCGGCCCGTGCGCACGGAGCTCACGGCCCCGTCGGCGCAGACCGGCGCGAGCAGCGCGCTGCTGTCGAGCAGTGCCCTGCTGCAGGTCGACCGCATGACCCGTGGCGCGGTGGAGGACGGGTTCACCGGCCTGCGGCTGTTCACGGACGTCGACGACCTGGTCCGGGACCCCGACGGGCGCCGGCACTGGATCCGGTCCGAGCACCTCATCGACCGGTACGCGCTCGACAACCCGCTGATCGTGCTCTGCGGGTACGACGTCGACGACCTCGGCGACCGAGCCGTGGCCGAGGCCGCCCGCGTGCACGCGCTCACGCGCGGTGCCCTGTCGCCGTTCCGCCTGCGCGCGGACGCCCGCGCCGGGCTCGCGCTCGTCGGCGACGTCGACGTCGCGTCGGCCGACGCCCTGTACGACGCGCTGCTGACGATCGGGCCGGAGCTCCGCGCCCGTACGACCGTGAGCGTCGCGGAGCTGCGGTTCATCGACCACGCCGGCCTCCTCGCGCTCGACCGGGCCGCCCGGTCCCTGGACGTCTCCGTGACGCTGGTGGACGCCGAGCCGCTGACCTGCTGGCTCGCCGCCACGCTCGGACTCCGGAACGTCGTCACGAGGGCGGTGTCATGA
- the der gene encoding ribosome biogenesis GTPase Der: protein MSQTDPTTGLPDETAPAAPAVPGTDAPAAAGAETELTDAQREEALRVGLAEYELEDEDLALLSGDGLDEDGAAPSAPLPVLAVVGRPNVGKSTLVNRILGRREAVVEDKPGVTRDRVSYPAEWAGRRFTLVDTGGWEVDVAGIEARVAEQAEVAISLADAVLFVVDATVGPTATDERVVRLLRKSGKPVVLCANKVDGPRVEADATELWSLGLGEPHPVSALHGRGTGDLLDAAMDALPTVSKHGAAIPEGGPRRVALVGRPNVGKSSLLNKVLGEERVVVDSVAGTTRDPVDEVVELKGRPWVFVDTAGIRRRVHQTSGADFYASLRTQAAIEKAEVAVVLVDASVKITEQDTRVISQVIEAGRALVIAYNKWDLMDEDRRPFLEREIEQDLVQVQWAPRVNFSAKTGWHTDRLVPALERSLASWDTRIPTGKLNAFLGELVAGHPHPLRGGKQPRILFATQASTRPPRFVIFATGFLEAGYRRYIERRLRETFGFEGTPISISVRVREKRKR from the coding sequence ATGAGCCAGACCGACCCGACCACGGGCCTGCCCGACGAGACCGCGCCGGCCGCGCCCGCGGTCCCGGGAACCGACGCACCTGCCGCAGCCGGCGCCGAGACCGAGCTGACCGACGCCCAGCGCGAGGAGGCCCTGCGTGTCGGCCTCGCGGAGTACGAGCTCGAGGACGAGGACCTCGCGCTGCTGTCCGGCGACGGGCTCGACGAGGACGGCGCCGCACCGTCCGCACCCCTGCCCGTCCTCGCGGTCGTCGGCCGGCCGAACGTCGGCAAGTCGACCCTGGTCAACCGCATCCTCGGCCGCCGCGAGGCCGTCGTCGAGGACAAGCCCGGCGTGACGCGCGACCGCGTGAGCTACCCGGCCGAGTGGGCCGGGCGCCGGTTCACGCTCGTCGACACGGGCGGCTGGGAGGTCGACGTCGCCGGCATCGAGGCGCGCGTCGCCGAGCAGGCCGAGGTCGCGATCTCGCTCGCCGACGCCGTGCTCTTCGTGGTCGACGCGACCGTCGGCCCGACCGCGACCGACGAGCGCGTCGTGCGCCTGCTCCGGAAGTCCGGCAAGCCGGTCGTGCTGTGCGCCAACAAGGTCGACGGCCCGCGCGTCGAGGCCGACGCGACCGAGCTCTGGAGCCTCGGGCTCGGCGAGCCGCACCCGGTGTCGGCGCTGCACGGCCGCGGCACCGGCGACCTGCTCGACGCCGCGATGGACGCGCTGCCCACCGTCTCGAAGCACGGCGCCGCGATCCCCGAGGGCGGCCCCCGCCGGGTCGCGCTCGTCGGGCGCCCGAACGTCGGCAAGTCGTCGCTCCTGAACAAGGTGCTCGGCGAGGAGCGCGTCGTCGTCGACTCCGTCGCCGGGACCACGCGCGACCCGGTCGACGAGGTCGTCGAGCTCAAGGGCCGGCCGTGGGTGTTCGTCGACACGGCGGGCATCCGCCGGCGCGTGCACCAGACGTCGGGCGCCGACTTCTACGCGTCGCTGCGCACCCAGGCGGCGATCGAGAAGGCCGAGGTCGCGGTCGTCCTCGTCGACGCGAGCGTCAAGATCACCGAGCAGGACACGCGCGTGATCTCGCAGGTCATCGAGGCGGGCCGCGCGCTCGTCATCGCGTACAACAAGTGGGACCTCATGGACGAGGACCGCCGCCCGTTCCTCGAGCGCGAGATCGAGCAGGACCTCGTGCAGGTGCAGTGGGCGCCGCGCGTGAACTTCTCGGCGAAGACCGGCTGGCACACCGACCGGCTCGTGCCCGCGCTCGAGCGGTCGCTCGCCTCGTGGGACACCCGCATCCCGACGGGCAAGCTCAACGCGTTCCTCGGTGAGCTCGTCGCGGGCCACCCGCACCCCCTGCGCGGGGGCAAGCAGCCGCGCATCCTGTTCGCCACGCAGGCGAGCACGCGACCGCCGCGCTTCGTGATCTTCGCGACCGGGTTCCTCGAGGCCGGCTACCGCCGTTACATCGAGCGTCGCCTGCGCGAGACGTTCGGCTTCGAGGGCACGCCGATCTCGATCTCCGTCCGGGTGCGGGAGAAGCGCAAGCGGTGA
- a CDS encoding lysophospholipid acyltransferase family protein, protein MSAAGVRAVAGGAAVAPGHARGQWIGRLLAHVVWDTHVSGTEHVPAEGPVLLAANHLGVLDGPILFGVVPRSVNLLVKHEMFRGPVGTVLRWCRQIPVDRANGRPALTTALAVLKDGGVVGVFPEGNRGRGDVTSARAGIAWLAVNSGATVLPVAVLGTRRTGESVRHLPAPRRRLAVEYGAPLDLAAAPGASRREALAAAQEAIRTGLAAHVTGAAARTGLALPTDDPEATRGPRGAAPGPH, encoded by the coding sequence ATGAGCGCCGCGGGGGTCCGCGCGGTCGCGGGCGGCGCCGCCGTCGCCCCCGGGCACGCGCGCGGGCAGTGGATCGGGCGCCTGCTCGCGCACGTCGTGTGGGACACGCACGTGAGCGGGACGGAGCACGTGCCCGCCGAGGGGCCCGTGCTGCTCGCGGCCAACCACCTGGGGGTGCTCGACGGGCCGATCCTCTTCGGCGTGGTGCCGCGGTCGGTGAACCTGCTCGTCAAGCACGAGATGTTCCGCGGACCGGTCGGCACCGTCCTGCGCTGGTGCCGGCAGATCCCGGTCGACCGCGCCAACGGCCGTCCCGCGCTGACCACCGCGCTCGCGGTCCTCAAGGACGGCGGCGTCGTCGGGGTGTTCCCCGAGGGCAACCGGGGCCGTGGTGACGTGACCAGCGCGCGGGCCGGCATCGCGTGGCTCGCCGTGAACTCGGGCGCGACGGTGCTGCCGGTCGCGGTGCTCGGCACCCGGCGGACCGGTGAGTCCGTGCGGCACCTGCCCGCTCCCCGGCGCCGGCTCGCGGTCGAGTACGGTGCGCCGCTGGACCTGGCCGCGGCGCCGGGTGCGTCCCGGCGCGAGGCGCTGGCGGCCGCGCAGGAGGCGATCCGGACGGGGCTCGCCGCGCACGTGACGGGCGCCGCCGCGCGCACGGGGCTCGCGCTGCCCACCGACGACCCCGAGGCGACGCGTGGTCCCCGCGGGGCGGCGCCGGGCCCGCATTAG
- the cmk gene encoding (d)CMP kinase, which produces MEAGELSTQVPATSGRTVVVAVDGPSGSGKSSVSREVARRLRLAFLDTGAMYRAATWWCLETGVPLDDTAAVAATVRDMPLAVGVDPDAPTVHVGEHDVAAAIRETRISAAVSAVATNLDVRAELGRLQREAIAAEGSPGSFSQGRGVVAEGRDITTVIAPDADVRLLLTASEEARLARRARDVHGSDDAAAVEATRDQVLRRDADDATVSTFHTAADGVVTVDSSDLDFEQTVRAVLEVVARATGVRA; this is translated from the coding sequence ATGGAGGCTGGTGAGTTGAGCACGCAGGTGCCCGCGACGAGCGGGCGCACGGTGGTCGTGGCGGTCGACGGGCCCTCCGGGTCCGGGAAGTCGAGCGTCTCGCGCGAGGTGGCCCGCCGGCTCCGGCTCGCGTTCCTCGACACCGGGGCGATGTACCGCGCGGCGACGTGGTGGTGCCTCGAGACCGGGGTGCCGCTCGACGACACCGCGGCGGTCGCCGCGACCGTCCGGGACATGCCGCTCGCCGTCGGCGTGGACCCGGACGCCCCGACGGTGCACGTCGGGGAGCACGACGTCGCGGCCGCGATCCGCGAGACGCGCATCTCGGCGGCGGTCAGCGCGGTCGCCACCAACCTCGACGTGCGGGCCGAGCTCGGGCGCCTCCAGCGCGAGGCGATCGCCGCGGAGGGCTCGCCCGGGTCGTTCTCGCAGGGACGCGGCGTCGTGGCCGAGGGGCGCGACATCACGACCGTGATCGCCCCCGACGCCGACGTGCGCCTCCTGCTGACCGCGAGCGAGGAGGCCCGGCTCGCGCGCCGCGCGCGTGACGTGCACGGCTCGGACGACGCCGCTGCGGTCGAGGCGACGCGGGACCAGGTGCTGCGTCGCGACGCCGACGACGCGACCGTCTCGACGTTCCACACCGCGGCGGACGGCGTCGTCACCGTCGACTCCTCGGACCTCGACTTCGAGCAGACGGTGCGCGCCGTGCTGGAGGTCGTCGCCCGCGCGACCGGCGTCCGGGCATGA
- a CDS encoding prephenate dehydrogenase produces MSSAVATRGPVRVVGTGLLGASVGLGLATRGVDVVLHDPSRTALALARDVGAGRPAHPDDEPPALVVVAAPPDVTAQVVRDELAAHPGAVVTDVASVKGVVLDELRAWGADLTRFVGSHPMAGRERSGPSAAVPDLFVGRPWVVVGSGKSTPEAVLAVRALAVDLGAVPVTMDAAAHDAAVAVVSHVPQVAASLVAARLRTTPPEALGLAGQGLRDVTRLAASDPALWTSILAGNAGAVRDVLRALRGDLDTVIDALDQIDAAATWDEIELGALATVAQVIGDGNTGVARVPGKHGGAQRTYEVVTVLVPDSPGELARLLTDVGHAGVNLEDLQLEHSAGRPVGMAAISVLPGRSEHLEAELTARGWRLVS; encoded by the coding sequence GTGAGCTCAGCGGTCGCCACGCGCGGCCCGGTGCGCGTGGTCGGCACCGGGCTGCTCGGTGCGTCCGTGGGGCTGGGCCTCGCGACGCGCGGCGTCGACGTCGTGCTGCACGACCCGTCGCGCACCGCGCTCGCGCTCGCGCGGGACGTCGGCGCGGGCCGCCCGGCCCACCCGGACGACGAGCCGCCCGCGCTCGTCGTCGTCGCGGCGCCGCCGGACGTCACGGCGCAGGTCGTGCGCGACGAGCTCGCCGCGCACCCCGGCGCGGTCGTGACCGACGTCGCGAGCGTCAAGGGCGTCGTGCTCGACGAGCTCCGGGCGTGGGGGGCGGACCTGACCCGGTTCGTCGGCTCGCACCCCATGGCGGGTCGTGAGCGCTCGGGCCCGTCCGCGGCGGTGCCCGACCTGTTCGTCGGCCGGCCGTGGGTCGTGGTCGGCTCGGGGAAGTCGACGCCCGAGGCCGTCCTGGCGGTGCGCGCGCTCGCGGTCGACCTCGGGGCCGTCCCGGTCACGATGGACGCCGCCGCGCACGACGCCGCGGTGGCCGTCGTCTCGCACGTCCCACAGGTCGCCGCGAGCCTCGTCGCCGCACGGCTGCGCACGACGCCGCCCGAGGCGCTCGGGCTCGCGGGGCAGGGCCTGCGCGACGTGACCCGGCTCGCGGCGAGCGACCCGGCGCTGTGGACGTCGATCCTCGCGGGCAACGCGGGCGCCGTGCGCGACGTGCTGCGGGCGCTGCGCGGGGACCTCGACACCGTGATCGACGCGCTCGACCAGATCGACGCGGCGGCGACGTGGGACGAGATCGAGCTCGGCGCGCTCGCGACCGTCGCGCAGGTCATCGGCGACGGCAACACGGGCGTCGCGCGGGTGCCCGGCAAGCACGGGGGCGCGCAGCGCACGTACGAGGTCGTGACGGTGCTCGTGCCCGACAGCCCGGGCGAGCTCGCGCGGCTGCTCACGGACGTCGGGCACGCGGGGGTCAACCTCGAGGACCTGCAGCTCGAGCACTCGGCGGGCCGCCCGGTCGGCATGGCGGCGATCTCGGTCCTCCCGGGTCGCTCGGAACACCTGGAGGCGGAGCTGACGGCCCGCGGATGGAGGCTGGTGAGTTGA
- a CDS encoding pseudouridine synthase gives MHDPEGVRLQKVLATAGLGSRRACEDLIADGRVTVDGVLVRELGVRVDPKTAVIHLDGLRIQLDTSLITIALNKPLGVVSTMHDPEGRPSLAELVAHREERLFHVGRLDAETEGLLLLTNDGELANRLSHPSHEVAKTYLAHVEGHVAGNVANKMLHGVELEDGLAKVDRYRIVDSTPQAALIEVVLHEGRNRIVRRMFEEVGHPVTRLVRTQVGPIKLGDLRPGKTRVLGKEELGSLMTQVGM, from the coding sequence GTGCACGACCCCGAGGGCGTGCGCCTGCAGAAGGTGCTCGCGACTGCGGGCCTGGGCTCGCGGCGCGCGTGCGAGGACCTGATCGCCGACGGGCGGGTGACGGTCGACGGCGTGCTCGTGCGCGAGCTCGGCGTGCGCGTCGACCCGAAGACGGCGGTCATCCACCTCGACGGGCTGCGCATCCAGCTCGACACGTCGCTGATCACGATCGCGCTGAACAAGCCGCTCGGCGTCGTCTCGACGATGCACGACCCGGAGGGGCGCCCGTCGCTCGCGGAGCTCGTCGCGCACCGCGAGGAGCGCCTGTTCCACGTCGGACGGCTCGACGCCGAGACCGAGGGGCTGCTGCTGCTGACGAACGACGGCGAGCTCGCGAACCGCCTGTCGCACCCGTCGCACGAGGTCGCCAAGACGTACCTCGCGCACGTCGAGGGGCACGTGGCGGGCAACGTCGCGAACAAGATGCTGCACGGCGTCGAGCTCGAGGACGGGCTCGCGAAGGTCGACCGGTACCGCATCGTCGACTCGACGCCCCAGGCGGCGCTCATCGAGGTCGTGCTGCACGAGGGTCGCAACCGCATCGTGCGGCGCATGTTCGAGGAGGTCGGCCACCCGGTCACCCGCCTCGTGCGGACCCAGGTGGGCCCGATCAAGCTCGGCGACCTGCGCCCCGGCAAGACCCGCGTGCTCGGCAAGGAGGAGCTCGGCTCGCTCATGACGCAGGTGGGGATGTGA
- the scpB gene encoding SMC-Scp complex subunit ScpB, which translates to MSQVPPSDAVPHDATPAADPVAADAPADPSAPSLPADPSAPSLPAGPSALDALAGAPTDVAADELAFDVDELPGGALAALEAVLMVADEPIPAVRLASVLALPTARVEELLDELAAEYRGDHGGRPRGFELRLAGAGWRIYSASPYADVVGRFVLEGQTARLTQAALETLAVIAYRQPVTRGQVSGVRGVNVDGVVRTLTARGLVTEAGTEPTTGAVLYETTGYFLERMGLASLDELPPLAPYLPDIDTLEGVDRANGEAR; encoded by the coding sequence ATGAGCCAGGTCCCGCCGTCCGACGCGGTCCCGCACGACGCGACGCCCGCAGCCGACCCGGTCGCTGCCGACGCCCCTGCCGACCCGTCCGCTCCCTCCCTTCCGGCCGACCCGTCCGCTCCCTCCCTCCCGGCCGGTCCGTCCGCGCTCGACGCCCTGGCCGGCGCGCCGACCGACGTCGCCGCCGACGAGCTCGCGTTCGACGTCGACGAGCTGCCCGGCGGTGCCCTCGCGGCGCTCGAGGCCGTGCTCATGGTCGCCGACGAGCCCATCCCCGCCGTCCGCCTCGCCTCGGTGCTCGCGCTGCCGACCGCGCGCGTCGAGGAGCTGCTCGACGAGCTGGCCGCGGAGTACCGCGGGGACCACGGCGGTCGCCCGCGCGGCTTCGAGCTGCGGCTCGCGGGCGCGGGGTGGCGCATCTACTCGGCGTCGCCGTACGCGGACGTCGTGGGGCGCTTCGTGCTCGAGGGGCAGACCGCGCGGCTCACGCAGGCCGCGCTCGAGACGCTGGCGGTGATCGCGTACCGCCAGCCGGTCACGCGTGGGCAGGTCTCCGGGGTGCGCGGGGTCAACGTGGACGGTGTCGTGCGGACGCTCACGGCGCGCGGGCTGGTCACCGAGGCGGGCACCGAGCCGACGACCGGTGCGGTGCTGTACGAGACCACGGGATACTTCCTGGAGCGGATGGGACTCGCGAGCCTGGACGAGCTGCCACCGCTCGCGCCCTACCTACCAGACATCGACACGCTCGAGGGCGTGGACAGGGCGAACGGAGAGGCACGATGA
- a CDS encoding segregation and condensation protein A translates to MATPPEAASASATTPPLPEVPGRAAPGAGGFEVHLTNFSGPFDLLLGLIAKHKLDITEVSLGQVTNEFIAHIRAAERAAAEGGTSWDLSQASEFLVVAATLLDLKAARLLPSGDVEDAEDLELLEARDLLFARLLQYRAYKVVARDLGERLAAEARRFPRTVTLEPQLAALLPELVWQIGPDELAALAARALAPKAPPPGVDISHLHAPAVSVREQAAVLVDRLRHGGALSFRALTADADATIVVVARFLALLELFREGAVGFDQVEPLGELTVRWTGAEEGDVEVSDDFDEPGALDEPGASDEPGDAATAGATVPPTTADLPVDPTDPPQEPTA, encoded by the coding sequence GTGGCGACGCCGCCTGAGGCGGCCTCCGCAAGCGCGACGACGCCCCCGCTGCCCGAGGTCCCCGGACGTGCCGCGCCCGGTGCCGGCGGCTTCGAGGTCCACCTCACGAACTTCTCGGGCCCGTTCGACCTGCTCCTCGGGCTGATCGCGAAGCACAAGCTCGACATCACCGAGGTCTCGCTCGGGCAGGTGACGAACGAGTTCATCGCGCACATCCGTGCGGCCGAGCGGGCGGCGGCCGAGGGCGGCACGTCGTGGGACCTGAGCCAGGCGAGCGAGTTCCTCGTCGTCGCCGCGACGCTGCTCGACCTCAAGGCCGCGCGGCTGCTGCCCTCGGGCGACGTCGAGGACGCCGAGGACCTCGAGCTGCTCGAGGCGCGCGACCTGCTGTTCGCCCGGCTGCTGCAGTACCGCGCGTACAAGGTCGTCGCACGCGACCTCGGCGAGCGGCTCGCGGCCGAGGCGCGGCGCTTCCCCCGGACGGTCACGCTCGAGCCGCAGCTCGCGGCGCTGCTGCCCGAGCTCGTGTGGCAGATCGGGCCCGACGAGCTCGCCGCGCTGGCGGCCAGGGCGCTCGCGCCCAAGGCCCCGCCGCCCGGCGTCGACATCAGCCACCTGCACGCCCCGGCGGTCTCGGTGCGCGAGCAGGCCGCGGTGCTCGTCGACCGGCTGCGGCACGGCGGGGCGCTGTCGTTCCGGGCGCTGACCGCCGACGCGGACGCGACGATCGTCGTGGTCGCGCGGTTCCTCGCGCTGCTCGAGCTGTTCCGGGAGGGCGCGGTCGGGTTCGACCAGGTCGAGCCGCTCGGCGAGCTCACGGTGCGCTGGACCGGGGCCGAGGAGGGCGACGTCGAGGTGTCCGACGACTTCGACGAGCCCGGCGCCCTCGACGAGCCCGGCGCCTCCGACGAGCCCGGCGACGCGGCCACCGCGGGCGCCACGGTGCCACCGACGACCGCCGACCTCCCCGTCGACCCGACCGACCCGCCGCAGGAGCCCACCGCATGA
- a CDS encoding ParA family protein has translation MASEQTTEAILDPVGRALPEFPLPAPLPSHGPARVIAMCNQKGGVGKTTSTINLAASLAEYGRRVLIVDFDPQGAASVGLGVSPHELDRTVYNLLMEPHASIHEVIHATAVPGLDLLPANIDLSAAEVQLVGEVARESVLARVLRPVTDEYDVVLIDCQPSLGLLTVNALTAAHGVLIPLECEFFALRGVALLIETIEKVRDRLNPRLEVDGILATMYDPRTLHAREVVARLNEAFGDTLLHTVIGRTVKFPDSSVAAEPITTYAPTHSGATAYRQLARELIARGDAA, from the coding sequence GTGGCGAGCGAGCAGACGACCGAGGCGATCCTCGACCCCGTCGGGCGAGCGCTGCCCGAGTTCCCCCTCCCGGCGCCCCTCCCGAGCCACGGCCCGGCCCGCGTGATCGCGATGTGCAACCAGAAGGGCGGGGTCGGCAAGACGACCTCGACCATCAACCTCGCGGCGTCGCTCGCGGAGTACGGCCGCCGTGTCCTGATCGTCGACTTCGACCCCCAGGGCGCCGCGTCGGTCGGGCTCGGGGTCAGCCCGCACGAGCTCGACCGGACGGTCTACAACCTCTTGATGGAGCCGCACGCGTCGATCCACGAGGTCATCCACGCGACGGCGGTCCCCGGCCTGGACCTGCTCCCCGCGAACATCGACCTCTCGGCGGCCGAGGTCCAGCTCGTCGGCGAGGTCGCGCGGGAGTCCGTGCTGGCGCGCGTCCTGCGTCCCGTGACCGACGAGTACGACGTGGTGCTCATCGACTGCCAGCCGTCGCTCGGCCTGCTCACCGTGAACGCGCTCACGGCCGCGCACGGCGTGCTCATCCCGCTCGAGTGCGAGTTCTTCGCGCTGCGCGGGGTCGCGCTGCTCATCGAGACGATCGAGAAGGTCCGCGACCGGCTCAACCCGCGCCTCGAGGTCGACGGGATACTGGCCACGATGTACGACCCTCGGACGCTGCACGCGCGCGAGGTCGTGGCCCGGCTCAACGAGGCCTTCGGCGACACCCTCCTGCACACCGTGATCGGCCGGACGGTCAAGTTCCCGGACTCCTCCGTCGCCGCGGAGCCCATCACCACCTACGCGCCGACCCACAGCGGCGCCACGGCGTACCGGCAGCTGGCCCGTGAGCTCATCGCCCGTGGCGACGCCGCCTGA